Proteins encoded by one window of Thermococcus sp. JdF3:
- a CDS encoding GNAT family N-acetyltransferase: MLFRKGRKAELPPIEETAKDFRIVDGEPYMGEIFEYDMEVSRDFLRAELTEDEYVSAYTRVINRLRAHGTHRFFAAVDPYNRYLGHIWVCILDDTVDFVPTSYILDVETKVHGLGIGSALLKRAEEWARAEGARKASLRVELNNPAVEWYRKRGYSERALILEKPL, encoded by the coding sequence GTGCTCTTCAGGAAGGGGAGAAAGGCGGAGCTACCGCCCATTGAGGAGACCGCGAAGGACTTCCGGATCGTTGACGGCGAGCCCTACATGGGCGAAATCTTCGAGTACGACATGGAGGTCAGCAGAGACTTTTTGCGGGCCGAACTGACGGAGGACGAGTACGTCTCGGCCTATACCAGGGTAATCAACCGCCTTCGGGCCCATGGGACCCACAGGTTCTTCGCCGCCGTTGACCCTTACAACCGTTATCTCGGGCACATCTGGGTCTGCATCCTTGATGACACAGTGGATTTCGTGCCCACATCTTATATCCTCGACGTCGAGACCAAGGTTCACGGTCTCGGAATTGGTTCTGCTCTCCTCAAACGGGCCGAGGAATGGGCCAGAGCCGAAGGCGCCAGAAAGGCCTCCCTTCGCGTTGAGCTTAACAACCCTGCGGTGGAATGGTACAGGAAAAGGGGTTACTCGGAGAGGGCCCTCATCCTCGAAAAGCCTCTGTAA
- a CDS encoding 6-carboxytetrahydropterin synthase — translation MGFHVTERKIGWHKDFDSSHFLALPYESKCLRIHGHTYNVDVEIWGDVNENGMIFDFNHLSRLIKLLDHRIIVSESWVVERKEGLIVIEKNGKRLELPADEAVILDKPNVTAEYIAEWFAERITEKAGENVRKIRVKIWEDPRSYAEVTLER, via the coding sequence ATGGGGTTTCACGTGACTGAGAGGAAGATAGGATGGCACAAGGACTTTGACAGCTCGCATTTCCTTGCCCTGCCCTACGAGAGCAAGTGCCTCCGGATACACGGACACACATACAACGTGGACGTTGAGATATGGGGTGACGTTAATGAAAACGGCATGATATTTGACTTCAACCACCTCAGCAGGCTTATCAAGCTCCTCGACCACAGGATCATCGTGAGCGAGAGCTGGGTTGTGGAGAGGAAGGAAGGTCTTATTGTCATTGAAAAGAACGGAAAACGTCTGGAGCTGCCTGCAGATGAGGCGGTGATCTTGGATAAGCCCAACGTCACCGCCGAGTACATAGCCGAGTGGTTCGCGGAGAGGATAACGGAGAAGGCGGGGGAAAACGTGAGAAAAATCCGGGTCAAGATATGGGAGGACCCGAGGAGCTACGCGGAGGTAACCCTGGAGAGATGA
- a CDS encoding NTPase, which yields MVLRIFVTGPAGVGKTTLVERVAREADRWGYLVGGMITREVRRGGRRVGFRITALDTGEEGTLASVRGTSHLPGVPFGKYVVHVDEINRVGVSAIRRALVEADLIVIDEIGPMEYKSDEFVRVIGEVLKSEKPLLAVVHRKMADKFRPLGKLYTLSVENRNRAFAEVLDEVMKELKGVRG from the coding sequence ATGGTGCTGAGGATATTCGTTACCGGCCCGGCGGGAGTCGGGAAGACGACGCTGGTGGAGAGGGTCGCGAGGGAAGCCGACCGCTGGGGCTACCTCGTCGGTGGAATGATCACAAGAGAGGTACGGAGGGGTGGAAGGCGTGTGGGCTTCAGGATTACTGCCCTCGACACCGGAGAGGAGGGAACCCTGGCCAGCGTTAGAGGGACCTCGCACCTCCCGGGCGTTCCCTTCGGGAAGTACGTCGTCCACGTTGACGAAATAAACCGCGTCGGCGTTTCGGCGATAAGGCGCGCCCTTGTTGAGGCGGACCTGATAGTCATAGACGAGATCGGCCCGATGGAGTACAAGAGCGACGAGTTTGTTAGGGTCATCGGCGAGGTTCTGAAGTCCGAGAAACCGCTGTTGGCGGTCGTCCACAGGAAGATGGCCGATAAATTCCGTCCCCTTGGAAAGCTCTACACGCTGAGCGTTGAGAACAGGAACAGGGCCTTCGCTGAGGTGCTCGATGAAGTTATGAAAGAACTGAAGGGAGTCAGAGGTTGA
- a CDS encoding transcriptional regulator has product MDYETIDIHDERAKELAQILMNDKAIAILHLVEDQALSISEISRELSLPISTVSYHIDKMLKVGLIEVAGKKYGKRLQEVKLYRASNRPILLVPRKSVAKVKKKTVLGFERLHVISLGIAGLISAGVYAVSNRMLTPMVESGTNVSHEMNNVTVMSTPEKALVPMATNTSTGAVFQTTTSATPSAAPTAWNPATPAILAVAAFVLTFLLISYIMKRRS; this is encoded by the coding sequence TTGGACTATGAGACCATTGATATACACGACGAAAGGGCCAAGGAGCTCGCGCAGATTCTGATGAACGACAAAGCGATAGCCATCCTGCATCTCGTGGAAGACCAGGCGCTGTCAATAAGCGAGATATCCCGCGAGCTGAGCCTCCCCATCTCCACCGTCTCATACCACATAGACAAGATGCTCAAGGTCGGCCTCATCGAGGTGGCAGGGAAGAAGTACGGGAAGAGGCTCCAGGAGGTTAAGCTCTATCGCGCCTCCAACAGGCCCATTCTCCTCGTCCCAAGGAAGAGCGTTGCCAAGGTGAAGAAGAAGACCGTGCTGGGCTTTGAGAGGCTCCACGTCATAAGCCTTGGCATAGCCGGATTGATCTCGGCGGGAGTTTACGCGGTCTCGAACCGCATGCTGACACCAATGGTGGAATCCGGAACCAACGTATCCCATGAGATGAATAACGTAACGGTGATGTCGACGCCGGAAAAGGCCCTTGTGCCGATGGCCACCAACACGAGTACGGGCGCGGTGTTTCAGACAACGACTTCGGCAACCCCCTCCGCTGCCCCAACCGCGTGGAATCCGGCTACCCCTGCAATTCTTGCCGTTGCGGCGTTCGTCTTAACGTTTCTCCTGATTTCATACATTATGAAGCGCAGGAGTTGA
- a CDS encoding pyridoxal-phosphate dependent enzyme: MEAFKAAPPGEYKKKTGSLAGESEAGDAPGGLGRLFRAPLLEEFLGINEIHIEYEGINPTGTHKDRIAMAHAKRAREEGFSGITVGTCGNYGVAIASYARLFGLRAYIFVPEGYTLERLPEMRALGAEVIMVSGTYEDAVEASRRFAVEMNVYDANPGSKRDVDFTAYSLLAEQILERVQPDAVFVPLGNGTTLAGLGEGFKERGARPRMIGVTTAFGNEVLRRFHGDSNEDFAETALNEPLVSGRSFDRDAALLAVMNSNGYVFGFADDTALRCSEVLHLTTGLKIMPASALTLAGLVKFVVKFGIRKGKFVLLLTGGVDSGRGTRPYRGALSDLRWENGPRARALFQDV, translated from the coding sequence ATGGAAGCCTTTAAAGCGGCCCCACCAGGGGAGTATAAGAAAAAAACAGGATCTTTGGCAGGAGAATCGGAGGCAGGTGATGCCCCCGGCGGCCTCGGAAGGCTCTTTAGAGCACCCCTTCTTGAGGAGTTCCTCGGAATCAATGAAATCCACATTGAGTACGAGGGAATAAACCCGACGGGAACACACAAGGATAGGATAGCAATGGCTCACGCGAAGAGGGCTCGCGAGGAAGGCTTCTCCGGAATAACCGTCGGCACCTGCGGGAACTACGGAGTCGCGATAGCCAGCTACGCCCGCCTCTTTGGCCTAAGGGCGTACATTTTCGTCCCCGAAGGTTATACCCTCGAGAGGCTCCCCGAGATGAGGGCCCTCGGCGCCGAGGTCATCATGGTCTCAGGTACTTACGAGGATGCCGTCGAGGCCAGCAGGCGCTTTGCCGTTGAGATGAACGTCTACGACGCCAATCCCGGAAGCAAACGCGATGTGGACTTCACGGCCTATTCCCTGCTGGCGGAGCAGATATTAGAAAGAGTACAGCCGGATGCGGTCTTCGTTCCCCTCGGCAACGGCACCACCCTCGCCGGCCTCGGGGAAGGCTTCAAAGAGCGTGGAGCCAGACCGAGGATGATCGGTGTTACAACTGCCTTTGGCAACGAGGTTCTCAGAAGGTTCCACGGCGATTCAAACGAAGACTTCGCGGAGACCGCGCTGAATGAACCCCTTGTTTCGGGGCGTTCCTTCGACCGCGATGCGGCCCTACTGGCGGTGATGAACTCGAACGGCTACGTCTTTGGCTTTGCGGATGACACCGCCCTGAGGTGCTCCGAGGTTCTCCACCTAACGACGGGATTGAAAATCATGCCCGCCTCGGCCCTCACCCTCGCCGGCCTCGTCAAGTTTGTCGTGAAGTTTGGGATCAGGAAAGGAAAGTTTGTGCTCCTGCTTACCGGAGGTGTTGATAGTGGAAGAGGCACTCGTCCTTACCGAGGGGCGTTATCTGACCTCCGATGGGAAAACGGCCCACGGGCTCGTGCGCTATTCCAGGATGTTTAG
- the purB gene encoding adenylosuccinate lyase — protein sequence MAVHPIDYRYGSEEMRRIWDEENKLQKLLDVEAALARAHAKVGNIPEDSARVISERANTKWVKVGRVKEIEAEIHHDIMAVVKALSEVCGEHGKYVHLGATSNDIIDTANALLIKESLAIVENDLKELRSILKNLAREHRYTVCIGRTHGQHAVPTTYGMKFAIWLDEIQRHIDRMEELKERVLVGQMSGAVGTMASFGEKGLEIQRLVMEDLGLKPARISNQIIQRDVYAELMMVLALIASTLDKIALEIRNLQRTEILEISEPFGKKQVGSSTMPHKRNPIRSEKVSGLARVLYSNVFPALLNNPLWHERDLTNSSVERVILPESFVLLDEMLKSMKKVLAGLEFFPENIRRNLYMTNNLIMAEPLMLKLTERGMGRQEAHELVRQLAMKAFGENRDLIEVARENEDVRKFLSRDDFESLKPGNYIGMAPQIVDNVIAWIEEKERKEGR from the coding sequence ATGGCCGTTCATCCGATAGATTACCGCTACGGAAGCGAGGAAATGAGGCGCATCTGGGACGAGGAGAACAAGCTTCAAAAACTCCTCGATGTGGAGGCGGCTCTGGCAAGGGCCCATGCAAAGGTTGGAAACATACCCGAGGATAGTGCCCGCGTCATCTCCGAGAGGGCCAACACGAAGTGGGTCAAAGTGGGGCGTGTCAAGGAGATAGAGGCCGAAATACACCACGACATAATGGCCGTCGTCAAGGCCCTGAGCGAGGTCTGCGGAGAACACGGTAAGTACGTCCACCTGGGTGCCACTTCCAACGATATAATCGACACTGCCAACGCGCTCCTCATAAAGGAGAGCCTCGCCATAGTGGAGAACGACCTCAAGGAGCTGCGCTCGATCCTCAAGAACCTCGCTAGGGAACACAGGTACACCGTCTGCATAGGCAGGACTCACGGCCAGCACGCGGTTCCAACCACTTACGGCATGAAGTTTGCCATATGGCTCGACGAGATACAGAGGCACATAGACAGGATGGAGGAGCTGAAGGAGAGGGTTTTGGTTGGCCAGATGAGCGGTGCCGTTGGAACTATGGCCAGCTTCGGGGAGAAGGGCCTTGAGATACAGCGCCTCGTTATGGAAGACCTCGGCTTAAAGCCGGCCAGGATAAGCAACCAGATAATCCAGCGCGACGTTTATGCGGAACTCATGATGGTTCTCGCTCTCATTGCCTCAACACTCGACAAGATTGCCCTGGAGATAAGGAACCTCCAGAGGACCGAGATACTCGAAATCAGCGAGCCCTTTGGGAAGAAGCAGGTGGGCTCTTCGACCATGCCCCACAAGAGGAACCCCATCAGGAGCGAGAAGGTGAGCGGCCTGGCGAGGGTTCTCTACTCAAACGTCTTCCCGGCCCTGCTCAACAATCCCCTCTGGCACGAGAGAGACCTCACGAACTCCTCCGTTGAGCGTGTTATCCTTCCAGAGAGCTTTGTTCTGCTCGATGAGATGCTGAAGAGCATGAAGAAAGTCCTTGCAGGCCTGGAGTTCTTCCCTGAGAACATCAGAAGGAACCTCTACATGACTAACAACCTCATCATGGCCGAGCCGTTGATGCTGAAGCTAACTGAGAGGGGCATGGGGAGGCAGGAAGCCCATGAACTCGTCAGACAGCTCGCGATGAAGGCGTTTGGGGAGAATAGAGACCTGATTGAGGTTGCCAGGGAAAACGAAGATGTTAGAAAGTTCTTAAGCAGGGATGATTTTGAGAGCCTGAAGCCGGGGAACTACATAGGGATGGCCCCGCAGATAGTCGACAACGTAATCGCGTGGATAGAGGAGAAAGAGCGAAAAGAAGGGCGGTGA
- a CDS encoding cyclic nucleotide-binding/CBS domain-containing protein yields the protein MAPRMAVGQVVKRKAVIVKPDDTVHRVARILSKNKVGSAVVVKGDEIVGIITDRDILDKVVAKGRDPKTVKVEEVMTKNPITIEDDYEVQDAIDKMMDKGIRRLLVTRLGRPIGFVTAADLLAALNAYNSESEEEASEETEVYGICELCGQYGPLYKVYIEGGEKWICESCKDSLNL from the coding sequence ATGGCACCTAGGATGGCCGTGGGACAAGTGGTTAAGAGGAAGGCAGTCATCGTCAAGCCGGACGACACCGTCCACAGGGTCGCCAGGATTCTCTCAAAGAACAAGGTGGGAAGCGCGGTTGTTGTTAAAGGCGACGAGATCGTTGGGATAATAACCGACCGCGACATACTCGACAAGGTCGTTGCGAAGGGAAGGGACCCCAAGACAGTTAAGGTCGAGGAGGTCATGACGAAGAACCCGATAACCATCGAGGACGACTACGAGGTTCAGGACGCGATTGACAAGATGATGGACAAGGGTATAAGAAGACTCCTCGTTACCAGGCTCGGAAGGCCGATAGGCTTCGTCACCGCCGCGGACCTTCTCGCTGCGCTCAACGCGTACAATAGTGAGAGTGAGGAGGAAGCCAGCGAGGAGACGGAGGTCTACGGCATCTGCGAGCTCTGCGGCCAGTACGGTCCCCTCTACAAGGTCTACATCGAGGGCGGCGAGAAGTGGATCTGTGAGAGCTGCAAGGACAGCCTCAACCTCTGA
- the albA gene encoding DNA-binding protein Alba, with protein sequence MAEEHVVYIGKKPVMNYVLAVITQFNEGAKEVSVKARGRAISRAVDVAEIVRNRFLPEVRVKEIRIGTEELPTADGRTANTSTIEIVMEKP encoded by the coding sequence ATGGCTGAGGAGCACGTCGTCTACATCGGAAAGAAGCCGGTTATGAACTACGTCCTCGCTGTGATAACCCAGTTCAACGAGGGCGCCAAGGAGGTCAGCGTTAAGGCTCGCGGTAGGGCCATCAGCAGGGCCGTTGACGTCGCCGAGATCGTCAGGAACAGGTTCCTCCCAGAGGTCAGGGTCAAGGAGATCAGGATCGGCACCGAGGAGCTCCCGACCGCCGACGGCAGGACCGCCAACACCTCGACCATCGAGATTGTTATGGAGAAGCCGTGA
- a CDS encoding DUF1611 domain-containing protein, with protein MEEALVLTEGRYLTSDGKTAHGLVRYSRMFRIVGLIDSTLASLDAGEVLDGRRRGIPIYATLEEALAENPNAKWLIIGVATPGGRLPPEYRRIVEEAIKNGLGIINGLHEFLSDDPYLRHLARRYGVEIIDVRKIFYNMRVPFTGRIAEVKAIKVAVLGTDAAVGKRTVAIMLHEAFRELGLKSVFIAMGQTGWMQGFKYAIVTDSIIDDFVPGAIEDVFYRAWVEERPDVIVTHGEGSLLHPAFPGGFDLIAAARPDFIVLQHAPARKTFDDFPEFRIPPLETYVQLIELLSGKKPIAITINSEGLSDEEALSWARRIEGETGIMTRVPFLQGVGDIARLIARQSSGVGGVEPSRAEVL; from the coding sequence GTGGAAGAGGCACTCGTCCTTACCGAGGGGCGTTATCTGACCTCCGATGGGAAAACGGCCCACGGGCTCGTGCGCTATTCCAGGATGTTTAGGATAGTGGGTCTCATAGACTCAACTCTGGCCAGCCTTGACGCCGGGGAGGTCCTCGACGGAAGGAGGAGGGGCATACCGATCTACGCCACCCTCGAGGAGGCCCTCGCGGAGAACCCCAACGCGAAGTGGCTCATCATAGGCGTGGCCACCCCCGGGGGAAGGCTCCCGCCCGAGTACAGGAGGATCGTTGAGGAGGCGATAAAAAACGGCCTCGGGATAATCAACGGCCTCCACGAGTTCCTGAGCGACGACCCCTACCTCAGGCACCTCGCGAGGCGCTACGGCGTCGAGATAATCGACGTCCGCAAGATTTTCTACAACATGCGGGTTCCCTTCACGGGCAGGATAGCGGAGGTCAAGGCCATCAAGGTCGCCGTCCTCGGCACGGACGCGGCCGTGGGCAAGAGAACCGTCGCGATAATGCTCCACGAGGCCTTCAGGGAGCTCGGCCTGAAGAGCGTCTTCATAGCGATGGGTCAGACGGGCTGGATGCAGGGCTTTAAGTACGCGATAGTCACGGACTCAATAATAGACGACTTCGTTCCGGGAGCGATAGAGGACGTCTTCTACCGCGCATGGGTCGAAGAGAGGCCCGACGTCATTGTAACCCACGGCGAGGGTTCGCTCCTCCATCCCGCCTTCCCTGGCGGTTTCGACCTGATAGCCGCGGCAAGGCCCGACTTCATCGTCCTCCAGCACGCTCCCGCGAGGAAGACCTTCGACGACTTCCCCGAATTCAGGATCCCCCCTCTCGAAACCTACGTCCAGCTCATAGAGCTTCTCAGCGGGAAAAAGCCGATCGCAATAACGATAAACTCCGAGGGGCTGAGTGATGAAGAGGCCCTGAGCTGGGCAAGGCGTATAGAAGGGGAGACGGGGATAATGACGCGCGTTCCCTTCCTTCAGGGAGTTGGGGACATAGCGAGGCTCATCGCGAGACAATCCTCAGGGGTGGGGGGCGTTGAGCCTTCAAGAGCTGAAGTGCTTTGA
- the mtnA gene encoding S-methyl-5-thioribose-1-phosphate isomerase yields MEIRYKPEELTRLPRSVRYERGKVIMIDQTILPKEFKTIELTTVDEVADAIITMKVRGAPAIGAAAAFGLALYADTSKAKTKDEFMDGFYRAYDRLKNTRPTAVNLFWALNRVKKLVEEHLESPLDEIKRLIVAEAQRIADEDVEANLRMGHYGAEALPEGNVLTHCNAGSLATVQLGTVGAVLRVVHRDGTLKLLWVDETRPVLQGARLSAWEYHYDGIPLKLIADNMAGFVMQQGKVDAIIVGADRIVANGDFANKIGTYTLAVLAKEHGIPFFTVAPLSTIDMSLKSGKEIPIEERKPEEVLTCGGCRIAPDVDVYNPAFDVTPHRYLTAIITDRGIVYPPFERNLKRLFRGEP; encoded by the coding sequence GTGGAGATAAGGTATAAACCCGAGGAACTCACGAGGCTCCCAAGGAGCGTACGCTATGAGCGCGGGAAGGTCATCATGATAGACCAGACCATTCTGCCTAAAGAGTTCAAAACGATTGAGCTGACGACCGTTGATGAGGTGGCGGATGCCATAATCACGATGAAGGTTCGCGGTGCGCCGGCAATAGGTGCGGCGGCAGCCTTCGGTCTGGCCCTCTACGCCGACACTTCAAAAGCCAAAACCAAGGATGAGTTCATGGATGGATTTTACCGGGCGTACGACAGGCTTAAGAACACGAGGCCAACCGCTGTGAACCTCTTCTGGGCGCTCAACAGGGTGAAGAAGCTCGTCGAGGAGCACCTTGAGAGCCCGCTCGACGAGATTAAGAGGCTTATCGTCGCCGAGGCGCAGAGGATAGCGGACGAGGACGTCGAGGCCAACCTCAGGATGGGCCACTACGGTGCCGAGGCCCTTCCGGAAGGGAACGTTCTAACGCACTGCAACGCGGGAAGTTTGGCAACGGTCCAGCTCGGAACGGTTGGAGCGGTTCTAAGGGTGGTGCACCGCGATGGGACGCTCAAGCTCCTCTGGGTGGACGAGACGAGGCCCGTCCTCCAGGGCGCGAGGCTTTCAGCCTGGGAGTACCACTACGATGGAATACCGCTTAAGCTCATAGCCGACAACATGGCCGGCTTCGTCATGCAGCAGGGGAAGGTCGATGCCATCATCGTCGGCGCCGACAGGATAGTGGCCAACGGCGACTTCGCCAACAAGATAGGAACCTACACCCTCGCGGTTCTCGCCAAGGAGCACGGGATACCGTTCTTCACGGTCGCACCGCTCTCGACAATAGACATGAGCCTCAAGAGCGGGAAGGAGATACCCATCGAGGAAAGGAAGCCCGAGGAAGTCCTGACCTGCGGCGGCTGCAGAATTGCGCCCGACGTTGACGTCTACAACCCTGCCTTTGATGTCACGCCGCACAGGTACCTGACGGCGATAATAACCGACAGAGGCATCGTTTACCCTCCCTTTGAGAGGAACTTGAAGAGGCTGTTCAGGGGAGAACCCTGA
- a CDS encoding MFS transporter — MEVTRNIETYDMAYAKRAMLVVVILPLLVMYTEAMLTPALPTIQKEFAINPNDVSWVLTIYLLVGTVSAAIFGKLGDMYGKKKMFLVALGFYTLGVILNGFAPGFEWLLFSRAIQGLGMAIFPLAFSLVREEFPPEMVPQVQGMISAMFGVGMVIALPLGAYVTQNFGWRWTYHSAAPFAVIMFILAWRILRESRYVNPGKLDWPGALFLVWAVVPALVAVTRAPNVGWQAGQTLALFGVSIVGALLLYLWEKRADNPLIPLDIISSRNPAIVNLGIMFAAFGISMMSQANTYIFQMKPPYGFGKTILESGLLMTPMALAMLVVAPLAGKLMPRTGAKPLAITGALTASAGLALLSQYATQLSLTQFVALITVVGAGITLMNVSFINVLVFSVPPRVMGVATGANSLFRNFGSTWGPAIAGTVMSTYYILVHIPQVPVPIKIPTEKAYEVLFGTSALVYLFLALLSLAIVEVMKGGKIHEVENGGEKEITVG, encoded by the coding sequence GTGGAGGTCACGAGGAATATCGAGACCTACGACATGGCCTATGCAAAGCGGGCGATGCTGGTGGTCGTTATCCTGCCCCTCCTCGTCATGTACACGGAGGCGATGCTGACCCCCGCACTGCCGACGATACAGAAGGAGTTCGCCATCAACCCCAACGACGTCAGCTGGGTACTGACGATATACCTCCTCGTCGGAACGGTAAGTGCCGCCATATTCGGCAAGCTCGGGGACATGTACGGCAAGAAGAAGATGTTCCTGGTTGCGTTGGGCTTCTACACGCTGGGGGTTATACTCAACGGCTTTGCGCCGGGCTTCGAGTGGCTCCTCTTCAGCAGGGCAATCCAGGGCCTCGGCATGGCAATATTCCCGCTCGCCTTCAGCCTCGTCCGCGAGGAGTTCCCGCCCGAGATGGTGCCCCAGGTTCAGGGGATGATAAGCGCGATGTTCGGCGTCGGTATGGTCATCGCTCTTCCCCTTGGCGCGTACGTAACCCAGAACTTCGGCTGGCGCTGGACGTACCACTCGGCGGCACCGTTTGCTGTCATCATGTTCATCCTTGCGTGGAGAATCCTCCGCGAGAGCCGCTACGTGAACCCCGGAAAGCTCGACTGGCCCGGTGCACTCTTCCTGGTCTGGGCTGTTGTTCCCGCCCTGGTTGCCGTTACGCGCGCCCCGAACGTTGGCTGGCAGGCGGGGCAGACGCTTGCGCTCTTCGGGGTGTCCATTGTTGGGGCCCTCCTCCTCTACCTCTGGGAGAAGCGGGCGGACAATCCGTTGATTCCGCTCGACATAATATCCTCCCGGAATCCCGCGATAGTGAACCTCGGCATAATGTTCGCGGCCTTCGGCATCTCGATGATGAGCCAGGCGAACACCTACATCTTCCAGATGAAGCCGCCCTACGGCTTCGGCAAGACGATACTCGAAAGCGGCCTGCTCATGACCCCTATGGCCCTCGCGATGCTGGTCGTAGCTCCCCTCGCCGGCAAGCTGATGCCCAGGACAGGCGCAAAGCCCCTCGCCATAACTGGTGCCCTGACAGCAAGCGCCGGTCTGGCGTTGCTCTCCCAGTACGCCACGCAGCTATCCCTCACCCAGTTCGTGGCCCTCATAACTGTCGTTGGGGCCGGAATAACCCTGATGAACGTCTCCTTCATCAACGTGCTGGTGTTCTCTGTCCCGCCGAGGGTCATGGGAGTGGCGACCGGAGCGAACAGTCTGTTCAGAAACTTCGGTTCCACCTGGGGGCCGGCCATAGCGGGAACCGTCATGAGCACCTACTACATACTCGTGCACATTCCTCAAGTGCCGGTGCCCATCAAGATACCGACGGAGAAGGCCTACGAGGTGCTCTTCGGCACTTCAGCGCTCGTCTACCTCTTCCTCGCCCTGCTGAGCCTTGCCATCGTAGAGGTCATGAAGGGCGGGAAGATACACGAGGTTGAAAACGGTGGAGAAAAGGAGATAACCGTTGGCTGA
- a CDS encoding iron-containing alcohol dehydrogenase — protein sequence MFWLKTKLIEGEGSLGRLSKEARGYERVLILSSRSMKRHGFLKEAEDYVKEAGAEVFSIAGLPAEPSVEVIEEFLPKVKDFEPDLLIALGGGSVIDTTKALKVFYDAPELNFEEIAFIDRFSKPKPVPKLRTPLIAIPSTSGAGSEVSGASVLKKGDAKYNIVTPEIAPDVAILDPRLPRTMPAEVARNSGLDVLVHGIEAYTTKVANPFSDAMAIKAIKTVYRWLPLSVKGDEEARARVHYAATMAGIAFLNARLGLCHAMSHKAAWIGPHGLLNAILLPHVMEFNATKSDYARRRYDEIARELGFSTAKDLVEVVRELNEMLGVPELGELVDDETFVSRVEEMAENAYRDGLVVFNPVEPKPEEIRELYLRAYRGE from the coding sequence ATGTTCTGGCTGAAGACAAAACTCATTGAGGGTGAGGGAAGCCTGGGAAGGCTCTCAAAGGAGGCCAGAGGGTACGAGCGCGTTCTCATACTCTCTTCACGCTCGATGAAGAGGCACGGCTTCCTGAAGGAGGCCGAGGACTACGTGAAGGAGGCCGGGGCGGAGGTCTTTTCGATAGCTGGACTTCCAGCAGAGCCGAGCGTTGAGGTAATAGAAGAGTTTCTGCCGAAAGTGAAGGATTTCGAGCCGGATCTGCTGATAGCCCTAGGCGGCGGGAGCGTGATAGACACGACCAAAGCGTTGAAGGTCTTCTACGATGCTCCCGAGCTGAACTTTGAGGAGATAGCCTTCATAGACCGCTTTTCAAAGCCCAAGCCCGTTCCCAAGCTCAGAACACCGCTGATAGCGATTCCCTCGACGAGTGGAGCTGGGAGCGAGGTCTCCGGGGCGAGCGTCCTGAAGAAGGGCGACGCTAAGTACAACATCGTGACCCCGGAGATAGCGCCCGACGTTGCCATACTTGACCCGCGACTGCCGAGGACTATGCCGGCAGAGGTGGCACGCAATTCCGGCCTTGACGTCCTCGTTCATGGAATAGAAGCCTACACGACAAAGGTGGCGAATCCATTCAGTGACGCCATGGCGATTAAGGCAATAAAGACCGTCTATAGGTGGCTGCCGCTCTCGGTGAAGGGCGATGAGGAGGCGAGGGCGAGGGTTCACTACGCAGCAACGATGGCAGGTATAGCGTTTCTCAACGCGCGCCTCGGCCTCTGCCATGCTATGAGCCACAAGGCGGCGTGGATTGGTCCGCACGGCCTCCTCAACGCGATACTCCTGCCCCACGTCATGGAGTTCAACGCCACGAAAAGCGACTACGCGAGGAGGCGCTACGACGAGATAGCGAGGGAGCTTGGCTTCTCGACGGCCAAAGACCTCGTGGAGGTAGTACGGGAGCTCAACGAGATGCTCGGTGTCCCGGAGCTGGGTGAACTGGTGGACGATGAAACTTTCGTGAGCAGGGTCGAGGAGATGGCCGAGAATGCCTACCGCGACGGGCTCGTTGTCTTCAACCCCGTCGAGCCAAAGCCGGAGGAGATACGGGAGCTCTACCTGAGGGCCTACAGGGGAGAATAA
- a CDS encoding DUF134 domain-containing protein, translating into MPMGMGPGWGRGRGRRRKLRRIGFVPEVRHFYPALPPMGQPKPPIFMTYEEFEALRLVDHEGLTQEEAGKRMGVSRGTVWRALSSARKKVAQMLVEGRELVILPQGNEVPKNIVEEE; encoded by the coding sequence ATGCCGATGGGAATGGGACCCGGCTGGGGCCGCGGAAGGGGGAGGAGAAGGAAACTGAGGAGGATAGGATTCGTTCCGGAGGTTAGACATTTCTATCCCGCGTTACCCCCGATGGGTCAGCCCAAACCACCGATTTTCATGACCTACGAGGAATTCGAAGCCCTTAGGCTGGTGGATCACGAAGGGCTGACGCAGGAAGAAGCTGGAAAGAGAATGGGAGTTTCCCGCGGCACCGTGTGGAGGGCGCTGAGCTCGGCCAGGAAAAAAGTTGCCCAGATGCTGGTCGAGGGGCGGGAACTCGTGATACTGCCCCAGGGGAATGAGGTTCCAAAGAACATCGTTGAAGAGGAATAA